One Triticum dicoccoides isolate Atlit2015 ecotype Zavitan chromosome 4B, WEW_v2.0, whole genome shotgun sequence genomic window carries:
- the LOC119294822 gene encoding phosphoglucomutase, cytoplasmic, which produces MIPLCASSSPSTPAIIAPRPRRLRHRTTTPSLPHSRSPHRLHLLASSSTPRPLARAHRPGAVVTAAEMVFSVTKKETKPYEGQKPGTSGLRKKVTVFQQPHYLANFVQSTFNALPADQVKGATIVVSGDGRYFSKDAVQIIAKMAAANGVRRVWVGQDSLLSTPAVSAIIRERISADGAKATGAFILTASHNPGGPTEDFGIKYNMGNGGPAPESVTDKIFSNTKTITEYLIAEDLPNVDISVIGVTSFTGPEGPFDVDVFDSATDYIKLMKTIFDFESIKKLLASPKFSFCFDGLHGVAGAYAKRMFVDELGASESSLLNCVPKEDFGGGHPDPNLTYAKELVDRMGLGKTSNVEPPEFGAAADGDADRNMVLGKRFFVTPSDSVAIIAANAVQSIPYFASGLKGVARSMPTSAALDVVAKNLNLKFFEVPTGWKFFGNLMDAGMCSVCGEESFGTGSDHIREKDGIWAVLAWLSILAYKNKDNLGGDKLVTVEDIVLQHWATYGRHYYTRYDYENVDAEAAKELMANLVKMQSSLSDVNKSIKEIQPTVADVVSADEFEYKDPVDGSVSKHQGIRYLFGDGSRLVFRLSGTGSVGATIRIYIEQYEKDSSKTGRASSDALSPLVDVALKFSKIKEYTGRSAPTVIT; this is translated from the exons ATGATTCCGCTGTGCGCATCCTCCTCCCCCTCCACGCCCGCTATAATAGCGCCACGCCCTCGTCGCCTTCGTCACCGCACCACCACTCCCTCCCTACCTCACTCCCGATCtccccaccgcctccacctcctcgcctCCTCCTCGACCCCCCGCCCCCTCGCGCGCGCCCACCGGCCCGGCGCCGTGGTCACCGCAGCGGAGATGGTGTTCTCCGTCACGAAGAAGGAGACCAAGCCCTACGAGGGCCAGAAGCCCGGCACCTCCGGCCTCCGCAAGAAG GTTACAGTATTCCAGCAGCCTCATTACCTCGCGAATTTCGTTCAATCAACATTTAATGCCCTTCCAGCTGACCAAGTAAAAG GTGCCACCATTGTTGTCTCCGGCGATGGGCGCTATTTCTCAAAGGATGCTGTTCAG ATCATTGCAAAAATGGCTGCTGCTAATGGAGTAAGACGTGTCTGGGTTGGACAAGACAGTCTCTTGTCAACTCCAGCTGTATCTGCTATCATCCGTGAAAGAATTTCTGCAGAT GGCGCAAAGGCTACTGGTGCCTTCATTTTGACAGCCAGCCACAACCCAGGTGGTCCAACCGAG GACTTTGGAATCAAATACAACATGGGGAATGGTGGACCCGCCCCTGAGTCTGTTACCGATAAGATCTTCTCTAATACAAAGACAATTACTGAATACCTCATTGCGGAGGACCTTCCAAAT GTTGATATTTCTGTGATAGGTGTCACTTCCTTCACTGGACCTGAAGGCCCTTTTGATGTCGATGTCTTTGACTCTGCTACAGATTACATCAAGCTAATGAA GACAATCTTTGACTTCGAGTCTATTAAAAAGCTTCTGGCATCTCCAAAGTTCTCGTTCTG TTTTGATGGTCTTCACGGTGTTGCTGGAGCTTATGCAAAGCGCATGTTTGTGGATGAGCTCGGCGCCAGTGAAAGCTCACTGTTGAACTGTGTTCCAAAG GAAGACTTTGGAGGTGGTCATCCAGACCCTAACCTCACCTACGCAAAAGAACTGGTTGATCGGATGGGTCTTGGGAAAACCTCAAATGTTGAACCCCCTGAATTTGGTGCCGCAGCTGATGGGGATGCTGACCGCAACATGGTTCTTGGTAAAAG aTTCTTCGTGACACCATCAGATTCGGTTGCCATTATTGCGGCCAATGCTGTTCAGTCAATTCCTTACTTTGCTTCTGGCCTGAAGGGAGTTGCCAG GAGCATGCCCACATCAGCTGCACTTGATGTAGTTGCAAAGAATCTAAATCTCAAGTTCTTTGAG GTGCCTACTGGGTGGAAGTTTTTTGGAAACCTGATGGATGCTGGAATGTGCTCAGTTTGTGGTGAAGAAAGCTTTGGCACGG GTTCTGACCACATCCGTGAAAAGGATGGTATTTGGGCTGTTCTAGCTTGGCTATCTATTCTAGCTTACAAGAACAAGGACAACCTTGGAGGAGATAAGCTTGTTACGGTTGAGGACATTGTTCTTCAGCACTGGGCTACTTATGGTCGCCATTATTATACACGATATGACTACGAG AATGTTGATGCAGAAGCTGCCAAGGAACTTATGGCTAACCTAGTCAAGATGCAGTCGTCCCTGTCTGACGTTAACAA GTCGATCAAGGAGATCCAGCCTACTGTTGCAGATGTGGTCTCGGCTGATGAGTTTGAGTACAAGGACCCTGTTGATGGTTCTGTCTCCAAGCATCAGGGTATCCGGTATCTCTTCGGAGATGGTTCCCGACTG GTGTTCCGCCTTTCTGGAACTGGTTCAGTTGGTGCTACTATCCGTATTTACATTGAGCAGTATGAGAAGGATTCTTCCAAAACCGGGAGGGCGTCGAGTGATGCTCTTTCCCCGCTG GTTGATGTGGCCCTGAAGTTTTCAAAGATCAAGGAGTACACCGGCCGATCCGCCCCCACCGTGATCACATAA